Genomic DNA from Polyodon spathula isolate WHYD16114869_AA chromosome 8, ASM1765450v1, whole genome shotgun sequence:
aactacaaagtggcatgtaattcaataggtTAATGTTTCATTcgattctatagggtgatgcaaaacgtttgccCATACTGTAGCTGTACATACGTCAGCATAAAGTGATGAGCACGTAAGCCAGTATGTTTTGAACAAGGCCTGTTATTTTACAGAAAGTGTGACCATAACCCCCAGGGATGCCCGCTGGGTGGGAGCCTGGTGGCTTGGATTCCTTGTATCCGCAGTCATCATGCTGTTCGCCAGTTTCCCATTCTGGTTCTTCCCAAAGTCTCTTCCAAAACAAGGGGAAGACAAAATGGAACAGTTGGAATGTCTCAAAGAACGACTCCGGGAAACAACAAATGCAAGACCTCTCCCATTAAAACTGGCTGACATTGCAaaaggtaagtaaaaaaaattgtttgactCCTGCCAAAGTCTCTTCCGAAGCAAGGGgaaattttacttttggttgagaaaaagaGTCCTGTTGGCACACGCTTTCGTTTCACAGTCAATGGGAGCATACAGAAAGGCAATAGAGCATCAACAAGCTGTGGTTATTTTTCTCAGTGTGTATGTTGCATGAATAAAAAGCATCAAAACGATCATCTTCaccttgaaaaatatattgcagaaTTACCTGTCAGAGAGAATGCAACATTGAGCAGTGAGGTTTTTCTTAACACTACATGATATTCAGGACTATAAATCAGAGACTAAAGTACGCATGTTCTTTCAGCTTTTCTTCCGTCGCTGAAAAAGCTGTTGTGTACTCCAGCATACTTCTTACTTTTATGTGGGAGCATCCTAAAGTTCAATTCCTTCATTGGCTTAGTGACCTTCAAACCAAAATATATGGAGCAGCAGTTTGGACAATCTGCATCCAAAGCTAACTTCTTAATAGGTAATGATTCATTCAGATCATTCAAAGTGTTCCAATTGAAACGGCTTCTACTTGCACGCTGGTTCTAAattcttttgtatgtttttttttttttctaggagtACTTAATTTACCTGCAGTTGCTATTGGGATTTTCATCGGTGGATTTCTCATGAAAAAGTACAAGCTCGGTGTGGTTGAGGGTGCTCAGCTGTCATTCGGAACCTCTTTCGTGTCTTTCCTTCTATTGATGACTCAGTTTGGAATAAAGTGCGAGAACTCCAAGGTAGCTGGGTTTACGGTATCGTATACTGGGTATGTACCTATAAACTACCAGACAATTAGTAAGCCATCCTGTCCAGGTCAGATTGGGACCAAAGTGGATGTGTGTACGAGGGGAAGGAAGGAATCTTGGGACCTATTCTTTTCCTTGCAATCCCAAGATCTACACAAGAACATAagtaatgtaaaaacatttacaaatgagagaaatCAATCAATGATTGTCCTAGTTTCTGATTGATCTCTAAACTTGGTCAagtaaaggatcccaatgatttagcatcaacatggctaggtaacctaGGTTTGGAAAGGTGTAAGTATAGATGGGCACACAAACTTGGATGTGATTGACCATGGCGGTGTCATGACTACGATAGACTATTGGGAGGAGATCCAGGTTACTGGTAATGGCTCTGACCTCATGCTGATAACGTCAGCTAGTATCTGGAGGTTAAAGGGTAAACTAAGTCAAGTTGACAAATGTAAGGGCCTTCATTGGTGCACTGATTAGAACAGTATGTAATGGTACTAATATAGCAATGACTTCACTGTTTGAGGGCATTGCACTGAGTGGTCATTCTTAGACCTTAATCTCATTGGGGTGTCCTATTCAACTGTAATCATTCCTGCATCACTTTAATTAAGCAAAATGGTGGTTCTGGCAGacaactcactttaaccttaaaTCCAATCACGTAAACTTCAAACACTTATTTAGGCACTTCTAATACCAGCTCAAATCATCAGTTGAATAGCTAATATCTTATTCGTCCCtcgataaacaatacgtccaatgatTGACAAGGAAAGGGTTTATGTCTTCCCTCAAGCCATTAGGTTACTGCTGGGAACCAGAGTTCACCTTCTTCTCCCCAACCTCCATCTTCTTTTTGGCtatcctgccccccccccccccccctgcccatggcttctctctccacttatctgtgagctaatttatgggcaggggtacctcaaaaggcaaggccaaaggccaaagaatgtagtgtaaaatatgtataatgtagtagtgttgtATAGTCACGTTTTATACATATACGAACCATGTTATAtctcacattttatataaattgtaacaCCAAAATATAATGCTCACATTTTATACATATTACGACACCacaatatatataacattttattgtatattacGACATAACAACATATCTCACATTTTATACTTATACGACATCACAAATATATTCACATAAATATGTTAATACTGTAATGTTGTATAGAGTGTAAAATATGCATAATGCTGTAGTGTTATATAGTCTATGTGTACTTTATTTCAGAACAAGCCAGATCTCATACAATGAAAAAACGCTACTCTCGGCTTGTAACAGCGGCTGCACTTGCTCACTGAAGCAATGGGACCCTGTGTGTGCAGACAGTGGGGTTACGTATGTGTCTCCATGCCTTGCTGGCTGTAAAGAGACAACAGGATTTGGAAAAACTACAGTAAGACCACTTTCATTTTAGTCCTACTGCAAAGTTGAGGAGCTTTCCTAAATATGACAGGCAGCACTTTAGATTACAGGACAGACACAAGGATGTAATAACATGGGAATAACTGGGCCGTTAGTGTGATGGGCAGCTGGACTGCCGTTACCAATTCTGACTCCTGATGGTGAAACGTGATGAGGTTAAACGCTCTATAACCAGCAGCACAGAGGAGCCCAGCTCGTTttcatagtggttaagacactggTTAAAGTGCTGTTACCTTGTAATTACATCAGTCAACACAATTATGTTCACAAGGCAATGTTCATTTAGTTGCAAGGTAAGAGCAGGAACCATAGGTGATTATcaagttattacaatgtaattacattgggTATTCAAGCTTTGTGTTATAGATTGATTTGTCTGACTAAGTGTTGGCTTTGCTGTATTGCTACTCATTCAGATATGaacaaagtatgtttttaaatgacagtatgtttttaaaaggtgcttttTTGAATCTTGCATTTTCAAGGTCTTTCACAATTGCAGTTGTGTGGCATTTTCAGCTCCTCCATCTGAAAATATCTCAGTCATACTTGGTCAATGCCCAAGGAAAGATGACTGCAGGAGAAGCTTCATCTACTACATGGCCGTGTCAGTCATAGGTTCCTTTATAAGTGCCCTGGGGGCCACGCCGGGATACATTGTGACAATCAGGTACATCTTCATGCATTAAGTGTCTccaatgactgtgtatttacatagtagttacttagtaaaaacatgcatttgtacacataattacaatgttattatgcatagttagaatgtacttaatgtgtaaagctttttgcacaatatgcaagtacagaattgtatcagaaacacattagggttagggttagggttggaattagggttagggttaataattgcgatacattttttaaattgcttgacagccctaatatatgaCTGCTCCTAGCATTGAGTCTCCATGAAAATATTACATTCCAGATGCATCAAACCGGAACTGAAGTCCTTGGCTGTAGGAATTCAGTCTTTGGTTACAAGAACCCTGGGTGAGTGAGAGGACTGAGCAGTCATTGGTTATATGAGtcctgggtgagtgagaggaCTGAGCAGTCTTTGGTTATATGAGtcctgggtgagtgagaggaCTGAGCAGTCATTGGTTATATGAGtcctgggtgagtgagaggaCTGAGCAGTCTTTGGTTATATGAGtcctgggtgagtgagaggaCTGAGCAGTCTTTGGTTATATGAGtcctgggtgagtgagaggaCTGAGCAGTCTTTGGTTATATGAGtcctgggtgagtgagaggaCTGAGCAGTCTTTGATTATATGTGtcctgggtgagtgagaggaATGAGCAGTCTTTGGTTATATGAGtcctgggtgagtgagaggaCTGAGCAGTCATTGGTTATATGAGtcctgggtgagtgagaggaATGAGCAGTCTTTGGTTATATGTGtcctgggtgagtgagaggaCTGAGCAGTCTTTGGTTATATGTGtcctgggtgagtgagaggaATGAGCAGTCTTTGGTTATAATAGCCCTGGGTGAGTGAGAGGACTGAGCAGTCTTTGGTTATAATAGCCCTGGGTGAGTGAGAGGACTGAGCAGTCTTTGGTTATAATAGCCCTGGGTGAGTGATAGAGGACTGAGCAGTCTTTGGTTATAATAGCCCTGGGTGAGTGAGAGGAATGAGCAGTCTTTGGTTATAATAGCCCTGGGTGAATGAGAGGACTGAGCAGTCTTTGGTTATATGAGtcctgggtgagtgagaggaCTGAGCAGTCTTTGGTTATATGTGtcctgggtgagtgagaggaCTGAGCAGTCTTTGGTTATAATAGCCCTGGGTGAGTGATAGAGGACTGACGCCACATTTACTTTGTTTAGCCAGAAAGAAGTTTGAAGAGCAGCTGGAATTTTTtgttacttttcctaaataattTACTTGAAAAGAATACTGACGATTACAAATTATAAATCACgtaaaaagaaagcaacagtTTCGGGTTTGTCAAGTACTAAGTGACAGATGCCATCCCGTGCAAAGAACACATGCCCCAAGTCTGACAATAAAAGCACAGGCATGCTCATCTATTAACGATTTAAACAGCAGTGGCATTTAGATTGGTCCTAGTTCGTATCAATTGAATATGCTCTGTTTCCTTACTGAGTGACTGCTCTCATTGCAGGTGGCATCCCGGCCCCAGTGTATTTTGGAATACTGATTGATTCCACCTGCTTGAAATGGGGCAGCAAGAAGTGTGGTGGCAGAGGAGCTTGCAGGATGTATAATTCAGATGCATACAGGTGAGTAGACGTCGGATCAGCACAGCCCCCTCTGTCAGCACACGCAGagctacagacacacacacagatcacacAGAACATTGTCCTCTCTTGCAGGCTCATTTACCTGGGGTTGATCACTGCTTTGAGTGGCTCATCCTATTTCTTCATGATTGCTGTCATTCTGTTGTTGAGGAAACAGTTCAAGCGCGTGGAGAAGAAGACCCAAGATGATGCAGACGGGCACACTGAGATCGAATTCACCCACGTGGACGAAGCTGAGTTAAACCATGACATGAAACTGATGGACTGCCTGCACGAAGCAGGAGCCAGTCCAGAGTAACACAGGATCAACACGCATCTGAAATACAATAGAGTCACCCAGCAGGGGCAGGATTGAGCACTATGCAGAACTTTAAAGAGACCACAATTATAGAGCCCATTAAGTTGAAATACTAATGTGAAAGGGTATATGAtttcagttgtattattattattattattattattattattattattattattattattattattattatttttgcaacttTAGTATGTTTCTGGAGTCctatgcaatatactgtatatttgttataaaaaaaatcaaacaaatcttATGACAATAtaataaattgaatataaatCTGAATCAATGTGTTTGATGGAGTTGCAGATGACCAGTCTGTCCAGTCTTTGAGAAGACCTGTGGCTCCATCAGAATCTATAGACAAACGGAATACATCTATAATGCTGATCACTCTTTCCCTATTTTGCTGGTGAGCTATCTTTCATTTAAACACAATAATTGTAACCAGTGTACAGGAGGCTCCTGGAATGGCTTGCGTTTAAATATTTCCTTTACCCAATCTGAAGAATTGTTAATATAACACATTGTTTACCTAAACTTAAGGCCAAAACAATACAACCATTTACATTTCTAACTAATTCCTTGAGcctttttcagtgtaaaacaatCTACATGGGTGTGGAGCTGTCTGACAGCAATCAACAGAGCCCTACATGGGTGTGGCGGTGTCTGACAGCAATCAACAGAGCCCTACATGGGTGTGGCGGTGTCTGACAGCAATCAACAGAGTCCTACATGGGTGTGGAGCTGTCTGATAGAAATCAGCAGAGTCCTACATGGGTGTGGAGCTGTCTGTCTGATAGCAATCAACAGAGTCCTACATGGGTGTGGAGATGTCTGATAGAAATCAACAGAGTCCTACGTGGGTGTGGAGCTGTCTGACAGTAATCAACAAAGTCCTACATGGGTGTGGAGCTGTCTGTCTGACAGCAATCAATAGAGTCCTACATGGGTGTGAAGCTGTCTGACAGCAAGCAACACAGTCCTAGATGGGTGTGGAGCTGTCTGTCTGACAACAATCAACAGAGCCCTACATGGGTGTGAAGCTGTCTGACAGCAATCAAcagagccatatatatatatatatatatatatatatatatatatatatatatatatatatacagtactgtgcaaaagttttaggcaggtgtgaaaaaattctgtaaagtaggaatgctttaaaaattttgacatgttaatagtttatatttatccattaactaaatgcaaagtgagtgaacagaagaacaatctaaatcaaatccatatttggtgagACCACCCTTGCCTTCCAAACATCAGTTCTTCTAGgcacacttgcacaaagtcagggattttgtag
This window encodes:
- the LOC121320104 gene encoding solute carrier organic anion transporter family member 1C1-like isoform X2 → MANNVGEPAGQQTEMDKPCIRECKITKRTCCSQLKMFLVALSFVYFAKALSGTYMKSSITQIERRFDLSSSYIGLIDGGFEMGNLLFLAVVSHFGVKFHRPKLIGAGCLLMCLGSCLTGMPHFFMGRYKYETVIRTSVSVTRNTSPCLPYQNQSGGAVVPGKSLEGLNAGCKKEAGSYMWVYVFLGNALRGIGETPVMPLGISYIDDFAKAENSAFYIACLQTVSLLGPMFGFLLGSLCAKLYVDIGFVDLESVTITPRDARWVGAWWLGFLVSAVIMLFASFPFWFFPKSLPKQGEDKMEQLECLKERLRETTNARPLPLKLADIAKGVLNLPAVAIGIFIGGFLMKKYKLGVVEGAQLSFGTSFVSFLLLMTQFGIKCENSKVAGFTVSYTGTSQISYNEKTLLSACNSGCTCSLKQWDPVCADSGVTYVSPCLAGCKETTGFGKTTVFHNCSCVAFSAPPSENISVILGQCPRKDDCRRSFIYYMAVSVIGSFISALGATPGYIVTIRCIKPELKSLAVGIQSLVTRTLGGIPAPVYFGILIDSTCLKWGSKKCGGRGACRMYNSDAYRLIYLGLITALSGSSYFFMIAVILLLRKQFKRVEKKTQDDADGHTEIEFTHVDEAELNHDMKLMDCLHEAGASPE
- the LOC121320104 gene encoding solute carrier organic anion transporter family member 1C1-like isoform X1, producing MANNVGEPAGQQTEMDKPCIRECKITKRTCCSQLKMFLVALSFVYFAKALSGTYMKSSITQIERRFDLSSSYIGLIDGGFEMGNLLFLAVVSHFGVKFHRPKLIGAGCLLMCLGSCLTGMPHFFMGRYKYETVIRTSVSVTRNTSPCLPYQNQSGGAVVPGKSLEGLNAGCKKEAGSYMWVYVFLGNALRGIGETPVMPLGISYIDDFAKAENSAFYIACLQTVSLLGPMFGFLLGSLCAKLYVDIGFVDLESVTITPRDARWVGAWWLGFLVSAVIMLFASFPFWFFPKSLPKQGEDKMEQLECLKERLRETTNARPLPLKLADIAKAFLPSLKKLLCTPAYFLLLCGSILKFNSFIGLVTFKPKYMEQQFGQSASKANFLIGVLNLPAVAIGIFIGGFLMKKYKLGVVEGAQLSFGTSFVSFLLLMTQFGIKCENSKVAGFTVSYTGTSQISYNEKTLLSACNSGCTCSLKQWDPVCADSGVTYVSPCLAGCKETTGFGKTTVFHNCSCVAFSAPPSENISVILGQCPRKDDCRRSFIYYMAVSVIGSFISALGATPGYIVTIRCIKPELKSLAVGIQSLVTRTLGGIPAPVYFGILIDSTCLKWGSKKCGGRGACRMYNSDAYRLIYLGLITALSGSSYFFMIAVILLLRKQFKRVEKKTQDDADGHTEIEFTHVDEAELNHDMKLMDCLHEAGASPE